CGACGATCCACGTCGAGGACGTCGTCGTCGAGAAGGCCGACGGGGAGGAGACCCCGCGCCCGCTCGACGCCTCGAACGTCCGCGTCGTCGACCTCGACCTCGAGGACGACGTCCGGGAGGCGCGACTGGAGTCCGACGAGGAGGCTGCATAACATGAGTAACCACCAGAAGCGACTGTCGGCCCCGAACTCGTGGCCGATCGAGCGGAAGGAAGAGACGTTCACCGTGAAGGCGGGCGCGGGCCCGCACGGCGAGTCGGGTGTGCCCCTGCTCATCGTCCTTCGGGACGTGCTGGGCTACGTCGACTCGCGCAAGGAAGCGCGCTACGCGCTCGACCACGGCTCCGTGCTCGTGAACGGCAAGGCGGTCTCTGACGAGGCCCGCCCCGTCGGGATGTTCGACATCCTGGCGTTCACCGAGCGCGAGGAGTACTACCGGGTGTTCCCCGGGGAAGGCGGTCGGCTCTCGCTGACCCCCATCGACGAGGAGGCCGCCTCCTCGCGCCTCGGGAAGGTCGTCGGCAAGACGCAGGTCACCGGCGGCGACTTCCAGTACACGCTGCACGACGGCACGACGCTCGTCACCGACGAGGGCTCGTACGCCGGCAGCGACTCGCTGGTCGTCGACAACGACACCAAAGAGGTCGTCGCGCACTTCCCCTTCGAGGAGGGCGCGCTCGTCACCGCCGTCGCTGGCTCGCACGCAGGCGAGATCGGCACGGTCGACGAGATCACCGTCACCGCCGGCTCCGGCGACAACGCCGTCGACGTGAGCCAGGAGGAGGGCGGCTTCGAGACCATCGCCGACTACGTCGTCGTCATCGACGAGAACTTCACGGGTGATGACGAATGAGCGAGGCCGAGTTCCACGAGATGCGCGCACCGCGCATCGAGAAGGTCGTCGTCCACATGGGCGTCGGTCAGGGTGGGCGCGAGCTCGCAAACGGCGAGGACATCCTCGAGGAGATCACCGGTCAGGAGACCGTTCGCACGACGGCCAAGCGCGCCATCGGCGAGTTCGGCATCCGACCCGGCGACCCCATCGGGGCGAAGGTCACGCTGCGTGACGAGGACGCCGACGAGTTCCTGCACACGGCGCTGGAACTGGTCGACCTCAAGAAGGCGCAGTTCGACGACACGGGCAACTTCAGCTTCGGCGTCGCCGAACACACCGAGTTCCCGAGTCAGGAGTACGACCCGCAGATCGGCATCTACGGGCTCGACGTCACCGTGACGCTCACGCGTCCGGGCTACCGCGTCTCCCAGCGGGACAAGGTGACCCGATCGATCCCGAACGCCCACCGAATGACCGTCGAGGACGCCGTCGCGTACCTCGAGCGCGAGTTCGACGTGGAGGTCAACGAATGAGCGACGCAGACACAGACACGACCGGATCCGAGGAGACGGGCGAGCACGCCGCAAAGCGCACGGGCCAGGAGGTCGCGTGCCGGCGGTGTGAGCGCAAGCAGGGCCTGGTTGGCAAGTACGACATCAACCTCTGCCGCCAGTGCTTCCGCGAGGTCGCCCGCGACATGGGGTTCCGGAAGTACCGATAACAATGGCAGGTAACGACCCACTCGCCGACGCCCTCGCCGGTCTCGACAACGCCGAGGACGTCGGTCATCTGGAACACACGGTCCAGCCCGCCTCGAACATCATCGGCTCCACGCTCGAAGTGCTGTACGACAGCGGCTACGTCGACGGCTTCGAGTTCGTGGACGACGGCCGAGCGGGAACGTTCGAGGTCGAACTGAAGGGCGCCATCAACGAGTGCGGCGCCGTCAAGCCGCGTTACTCCGTGGCCGCGGACGGCTACGAGAAGTGGGAGAAGCGGTTCCTCCCCGCGCGTGACTACGGCGCACTCATCGTGACGACGAGTCACGGCGTCATGAGCCACTACGAGGCCCGCGAACAGGGCATCGGTGGCCAGGTAATCGCATAC
The DNA window shown above is from Halobaculum marinum and carries:
- a CDS encoding 30S ribosomal protein S4e, giving the protein MSNHQKRLSAPNSWPIERKEETFTVKAGAGPHGESGVPLLIVLRDVLGYVDSRKEARYALDHGSVLVNGKAVSDEARPVGMFDILAFTEREEYYRVFPGEGGRLSLTPIDEEAASSRLGKVVGKTQVTGGDFQYTLHDGTTLVTDEGSYAGSDSLVVDNDTKEVVAHFPFEEGALVTAVAGSHAGEIGTVDEITVTAGSGDNAVDVSQEEGGFETIADYVVVIDENFTGDDE
- a CDS encoding 50S ribosomal protein L5; the protein is MSEAEFHEMRAPRIEKVVVHMGVGQGGRELANGEDILEEITGQETVRTTAKRAIGEFGIRPGDPIGAKVTLRDEDADEFLHTALELVDLKKAQFDDTGNFSFGVAEHTEFPSQEYDPQIGIYGLDVTVTLTRPGYRVSQRDKVTRSIPNAHRMTVEDAVAYLEREFDVEVNE
- a CDS encoding 30S ribosomal protein S14; this translates as MSDADTDTTGSEETGEHAAKRTGQEVACRRCERKQGLVGKYDINLCRQCFREVARDMGFRKYR
- a CDS encoding 30S ribosomal protein S8; its protein translation is MAGNDPLADALAGLDNAEDVGHLEHTVQPASNIIGSTLEVLYDSGYVDGFEFVDDGRAGTFEVELKGAINECGAVKPRYSVAADGYEKWEKRFLPARDYGALIVTTSHGVMSHYEAREQGIGGQVIAYVY